In Paralichthys olivaceus isolate ysfri-2021 chromosome 1, ASM2471397v2, whole genome shotgun sequence, the following are encoded in one genomic region:
- the rras2 gene encoding ras-related protein R-Ras2, whose amino-acid sequence MAGWKDGSVQEKYRLVVVGGGGVGKSALTIQFIQSYFVTDYDPTIEDSYTKQCVIDERAARLDILDTAGQEEFGAMREQYMRTGEGFLLVFSVTDRGSFEEIYKFQRQILRVKDRDEFPMILVGNKADLEPQRQVTQEEGQQLARQLKVTYMEASAKIRMNVDQAFHELVRVIRKFQEQECPPSPEPTRKEKDKSGCHCVIV is encoded by the exons ATGGCCGGCTGGAAGGACGGCTCCGTGCAGGAGAAGTATCGGCTGGTCGTGGTCGGAGGTGGCGGCGTCGGGAAATCAGCGCTGACGATCCAGTTCATCCAG TCGTACTTCGTCACTGACTATGATCCCACGATCGAAGACTCCTACACAAAGCAGTGTGTGATTGACGAAAGGGCGGCCAGGCTCGACA TCCTCGACACGGCTGGACAGGAAGAGTTCGGAGCCATGAGAGAACAATACATGAGGACGGGAGAGGGCTTCCTGCTCGTCTTCTCCGTCACTGACAGAGGAAG CTTTGAAGAAATCTACAAATTCCAAAGACAAATTCTCAGAGtcaaagacagagatgaattCCCGATGATCCTCGTAGGAAACAAAGCAGATCTGGAGCCACAGAGACAA GTAACCCAGGAGGAGGGCCAGCAGCTGGCCAGACAACTGAAGGTCACATATATGGAGGCTTCAGCCAAAATCCGCATGAACGTAGACCAAGCTTTCCATGAGCTGGTTAGGGTAATCAG GAAATTCCAAGAACAGGAATGTCCACCGTCGCCAGAACCCacgagaaaagagaaagacaagagcGGCTGCCATTGTGTGATCGTCTGA